The proteins below come from a single Gordonia pseudamarae genomic window:
- a CDS encoding non-ribosomal peptide synthetase, whose translation MTDATFTAAAPSEDATSPAGAPRAGARPLTAAQREIWVGQRLTDDATAYSTVLVAHARGPVDFDVLQESMRVAIGESQAVRVRFRVADGGEVVQEPTDTVPECDILDLRDRPNPYAEAREWISAELERPYDVAGERGEGGELLFRIALIRVEDEYNLAFLSAHHLILDGTAVGFVLASGLARYDAMRRGQKYAGADESGTQWSLGSLVDLDDDYRNSEQFAQDRDFWVAHVADAPPPPRLLTDLDPTPRRADILSVGLTDEEYDRLYALARTLGVRTAGMLFAALAGFLHRRTGQSDLMLAMPMAARTTPELRTHLGTFATVLPVRVRLRSGATWRQAAGDIDELLGKVAPHSRFRGEDLGRALRDAGNPKALFGVGANVLPLSTRPFTRVGLEATLEILSSGPTGDIDVFFEVDVPARKIRLNLHGPGTHMAEMIRIADELADYVRGLVNDPEQVIGPALPAAAGQPDGSAAEAPAGTLPGAEEWIAANDAESFSTGSFDTASDVEPDPDTYPATVIAVDTPAGTEAAQVRAVLTALVGAHPELSLRAERWAPGLWEYVPADAADALTILDPATVPDAAAGGLPDTAGGFAAAWIPGTRRRPGTLLLAAHPLIADAHGLQILRRDLDTCWSAIAAGATIDLPTAPTPADAVTWAADRANSAGCVEQLDSWLELTRQAPATGPSDDGDRATATALADPAATAAAGLDVSGTAFAALSLALSEVASTAGTRGSRVIVDLDRAGRAGYRQPVIGSAAPFGFAAPIAVPVTTDPSAALRTARTGLNRQPDNGLDFALLRHLHPQASAVLADAGSRWPIRVRDERGLRVMRGQDPATGALVRLTDDGFVLTVHSPLPTGDGFVEPAALVRAWARAAESVAAAAADPANQVGPSPDNIVGVELSDAARTRLRQLAPGPIEAIWALSPLQEGLYFQSVVSEDLDIYNAQFVLDFDRALDPDRLRHALAALMADHPALRGGFTHDGMPGPVQYIVDRLPVPLEIADLRELRDTALDDAYNTVIGADRAHTFDLTAPPLWRVTLIRRPDGDRLAVSRRFLVWDGWSNGPFIGGLLAHYAGELDRSPAHPPSLRSPAPIESAVFARYLRWLGERDRATAAAAWADYLDGYDEPSVLVPEADPIVRGRTRIHNHTLSAGQSAALPALARAAGVTLNTVLSTALLLVVGRWTGRTDVAIGQTIAGRPPEVEGADTAIGMFLNTVPVRARLRPDATVADLLGAQQSAALGVLGHDWLSLGEIQAQAAAPVLFDSLLVLQNFIADAALGAEHGVVGHTSDDHTHFALTVVITPGDELTVKVETRSDIIDDETAEGLSADLLTLLAALASPGPVLDTPLARLPIAAAQQPLIGRTLDVPDLSVSELLAATAADNAEATALIFGDQSLTFGELDAEINRLARLLLADGAAPETVVALGIERSIEMVVALFAVLRTGAAYLPLELVHPAERLHELVADARPVLALTAGTGAETDRVIFGDTGVRPIDLRSTQVRERLAKLSPEALSDNELGGFARDRSGRLDHPAYVIYTSGSTGRPKGVVTGYRGLTNMYVNHLDEIFRPAVARSRFDRLHIAHTVSFAFDMSWEELLWLTYGHTVHICDEELRRDPRDLVAYCDAHSIDVINVTPTYAEYLISAGLLNGENTGDTAGSHRPALILLGGEAVGTGVWDALREADGTEGYNLYGPTEYTINTLGGGTGDSATPTVGRPISNTVGHLLDPWLRPVPPGVPGELYVDGDGLARGYCGRPELTAASFVAHPHNPGERLYRTGDLMRLRGDGLLDYLGRTDFQIKVRGYRVEPAEVEAALAAVDGVLHAAVVARTDGAGTPSSTTTLAAYVVSDGHLPPIPQIRRRLAERLPAYMVPSTITEIGEIPVNVNGKRDVSALPQPVTAAGGGGRSGSMLERVLAEIAAGVFGVDEVDPDTNLFDLGAHSLQLMTFADAVRSRLGVELKVADVFTNPTIAGMAAVLGGDSDTGSHLRVPVITFRRRPAHAADTPVFVLPPGTGLGWRYGQLLAHIPDSRGVYAVQSPPIAHIEVAADLGATARYFAEQIDRAVAGDGDGDAVTLLGWSFGGSISTAVAAALAERGRRVESLVLVDSFARSPAEYFEYVDTIAPAAAALAAIDVPVPPELAADLTVEQAVEVVRGSDSVFAGLGADYIASIVASNMWALTVMRQLHPPAEPLDTPVLYVEADPPFSYNTWAGMLNVTQHVSVEYSHPQMLNPDAVRSWGPHLAAFLEPKA comes from the coding sequence ATGACCGACGCCACCTTCACCGCCGCCGCCCCATCCGAAGACGCGACGTCCCCGGCGGGCGCGCCCCGGGCGGGTGCGCGGCCGCTGACCGCCGCCCAGCGCGAGATCTGGGTGGGTCAGCGGCTCACCGATGACGCGACCGCCTACTCGACGGTCCTCGTCGCGCACGCCCGGGGTCCCGTCGACTTCGACGTCCTGCAGGAGTCGATGCGGGTGGCGATCGGCGAATCGCAAGCCGTCCGGGTGCGCTTCCGGGTGGCCGACGGCGGTGAGGTGGTGCAAGAACCGACCGACACCGTCCCCGAATGCGACATCCTCGACCTGCGTGACCGGCCGAACCCGTATGCCGAGGCACGCGAATGGATCTCGGCCGAGCTCGAACGACCCTACGACGTCGCCGGTGAGCGCGGCGAGGGCGGCGAACTGCTGTTCCGCATCGCCCTGATCCGGGTGGAGGACGAGTACAACCTGGCGTTCCTGTCGGCACACCATCTCATCCTGGACGGCACCGCGGTGGGTTTCGTACTCGCATCCGGACTCGCTCGCTACGACGCGATGCGCCGGGGGCAGAAGTACGCCGGCGCCGACGAGTCCGGTACGCAGTGGTCGCTGGGCAGCCTGGTCGATCTCGACGACGACTACCGCAACTCCGAACAGTTCGCGCAGGACCGGGACTTCTGGGTCGCGCACGTCGCCGACGCGCCGCCACCGCCGCGGCTGCTCACCGATCTCGATCCGACGCCCCGCCGGGCCGATATACTCTCAGTCGGGCTCACCGACGAGGAGTACGACCGGCTCTACGCGCTGGCCCGCACGCTCGGGGTGCGGACGGCGGGCATGCTGTTCGCGGCACTCGCCGGATTTCTGCATCGGCGGACCGGCCAGAGCGATCTGATGCTGGCCATGCCGATGGCGGCCCGCACCACACCCGAACTGCGGACGCATCTGGGCACTTTCGCCACGGTGCTGCCGGTGCGGGTCCGGTTACGGTCGGGCGCCACCTGGCGGCAGGCGGCCGGCGACATCGATGAGCTACTGGGTAAGGTGGCTCCGCACAGCCGTTTTCGCGGTGAGGATCTCGGCCGGGCGCTGCGAGATGCGGGCAACCCTAAGGCACTGTTCGGCGTCGGTGCCAATGTGCTGCCGTTGAGCACCCGTCCGTTCACCCGGGTCGGGCTGGAGGCGACCCTGGAGATCCTGTCGTCGGGTCCGACCGGCGACATCGACGTCTTCTTCGAGGTCGACGTCCCCGCCCGCAAGATCCGGCTCAACCTGCACGGACCCGGCACCCACATGGCCGAGATGATCCGTATTGCCGACGAGCTGGCCGACTACGTACGCGGCCTCGTCAACGATCCGGAGCAGGTGATCGGTCCCGCGTTGCCCGCAGCGGCCGGGCAACCGGACGGGTCCGCGGCCGAGGCACCGGCCGGAACTCTGCCCGGCGCCGAGGAGTGGATCGCCGCCAACGACGCCGAATCCTTCAGCACCGGATCTTTCGACACCGCATCCGATGTGGAACCGGACCCCGATACCTATCCCGCGACCGTCATCGCGGTGGACACACCCGCCGGCACCGAGGCCGCACAGGTCCGGGCGGTGCTGACGGCCCTCGTCGGCGCGCACCCTGAGCTGTCGCTGCGCGCCGAGCGCTGGGCTCCGGGTCTGTGGGAGTACGTCCCGGCCGATGCCGCGGACGCCCTGACGATCCTCGATCCGGCAACCGTGCCCGACGCGGCCGCCGGCGGATTACCGGACACCGCAGGCGGTTTCGCCGCCGCCTGGATACCGGGCACACGCCGCCGACCCGGAACGCTGCTGCTGGCCGCGCACCCGCTGATCGCCGACGCCCACGGCCTGCAGATCCTGCGCCGGGACCTCGACACCTGTTGGTCGGCCATCGCGGCCGGCGCCACCATCGACCTTCCCACCGCACCCACACCTGCCGATGCGGTGACGTGGGCCGCCGACCGCGCCAACTCGGCCGGCTGCGTCGAACAACTCGACAGCTGGCTCGAACTCACCCGGCAGGCGCCCGCCACCGGGCCCTCCGACGACGGTGACCGGGCCACCGCGACGGCCCTCGCGGACCCCGCGGCCACCGCTGCGGCGGGTCTGGATGTGAGCGGCACCGCTTTCGCGGCACTGTCGCTGGCCCTGTCGGAGGTCGCCTCCACGGCAGGCACTCGGGGCTCACGTGTGATCGTCGACCTCGACCGCGCCGGACGCGCCGGTTATCGGCAACCCGTCATCGGCAGTGCTGCCCCGTTCGGTTTCGCCGCCCCCATCGCCGTGCCGGTGACCACCGATCCGTCCGCCGCCCTCCGTACCGCCCGTACCGGCCTGAATCGGCAGCCCGACAATGGCCTCGACTTCGCGCTGCTGCGCCATCTGCACCCACAGGCGTCCGCCGTGCTCGCCGACGCCGGATCCCGCTGGCCGATCCGGGTGCGCGATGAGCGTGGCCTGCGGGTGATGCGCGGCCAGGATCCGGCCACCGGTGCGCTGGTCCGGCTCACCGACGACGGATTCGTGCTGACCGTCCACTCACCGCTGCCGACCGGCGACGGATTCGTGGAACCGGCCGCGCTGGTCCGGGCCTGGGCACGCGCCGCCGAGTCGGTGGCCGCCGCCGCCGCCGACCCCGCCAACCAGGTCGGTCCGTCGCCGGACAACATCGTGGGCGTCGAACTCTCCGACGCCGCGCGCACCCGGCTGCGGCAGCTCGCGCCGGGCCCCATCGAGGCGATCTGGGCGCTGTCACCGCTCCAGGAAGGCCTGTACTTCCAGTCGGTGGTGTCCGAGGATCTCGATATCTACAACGCCCAATTCGTGCTCGACTTCGATCGCGCGCTCGACCCCGACAGGCTCCGGCACGCACTCGCGGCACTGATGGCCGATCACCCGGCGTTGCGCGGCGGTTTCACCCACGACGGGATGCCCGGACCGGTCCAGTATATCGTCGACCGCCTGCCCGTCCCGCTGGAGATCGCCGATCTTCGTGAATTGCGCGACACCGCACTCGACGACGCCTACAACACGGTGATCGGGGCCGACCGCGCGCACACATTCGACCTGACCGCGCCGCCGCTGTGGCGGGTCACGCTGATCCGGCGACCGGACGGCGACCGGCTCGCGGTGTCGCGCCGGTTCCTGGTCTGGGACGGCTGGTCCAACGGTCCGTTCATCGGCGGGTTGCTCGCCCACTACGCCGGTGAGCTCGACCGCTCGCCCGCACATCCCCCGTCGCTCCGCTCGCCCGCACCAATCGAATCGGCGGTGTTCGCCCGGTATCTGCGATGGCTGGGTGAACGAGACCGTGCGACGGCCGCCGCCGCGTGGGCCGACTATCTCGACGGCTACGACGAACCGTCGGTACTGGTTCCCGAGGCCGACCCGATTGTCCGGGGCCGCACCCGGATCCACAACCACACCCTGAGCGCCGGGCAATCGGCGGCACTGCCCGCGCTGGCCCGTGCCGCCGGTGTCACCCTCAACACGGTGCTCTCGACGGCACTGCTGCTGGTGGTGGGCCGGTGGACCGGCCGCACCGATGTGGCGATCGGTCAGACCATCGCGGGCCGCCCGCCCGAGGTCGAGGGCGCCGACACCGCGATCGGCATGTTCCTCAACACCGTTCCGGTGCGGGCCCGACTGCGGCCCGACGCGACCGTCGCCGATCTGCTCGGCGCACAGCAATCCGCCGCGCTGGGCGTGCTCGGGCACGACTGGCTCAGCCTCGGCGAGATCCAGGCGCAGGCCGCCGCACCCGTTCTGTTCGACAGTCTGCTGGTGTTGCAGAACTTCATCGCCGACGCGGCGCTGGGCGCCGAACACGGGGTGGTGGGACACACCAGCGACGATCACACCCACTTCGCCCTGACCGTGGTGATCACCCCCGGCGACGAGCTGACGGTGAAGGTCGAAACCCGCTCGGACATCATCGACGACGAGACCGCCGAGGGCCTGTCGGCCGACCTGCTCACCCTGCTGGCCGCACTCGCCTCCCCCGGACCGGTGCTCGATACCCCGCTGGCGCGGTTGCCGATCGCGGCGGCGCAGCAGCCGCTGATCGGGCGCACCCTGGACGTTCCGGACCTGTCGGTGTCGGAGCTGTTGGCGGCCACGGCCGCCGACAACGCCGAGGCCACCGCCCTGATCTTCGGCGATCAGTCGCTGACGTTCGGCGAACTCGACGCCGAGATCAACAGGCTGGCCCGATTGCTGCTGGCCGACGGCGCCGCACCGGAGACCGTGGTGGCCCTCGGTATCGAACGGTCCATCGAGATGGTGGTGGCGCTGTTCGCGGTACTGCGTACCGGCGCCGCCTATCTGCCGCTGGAGCTGGTACATCCGGCCGAACGCCTGCACGAGTTGGTGGCCGACGCCCGTCCGGTGCTGGCCCTCACCGCCGGCACCGGCGCCGAGACCGATCGGGTGATTTTCGGCGACACCGGGGTGCGGCCGATCGACCTGCGTTCGACGCAGGTGCGCGAACGACTTGCCAAACTCTCGCCGGAAGCGCTGTCGGACAACGAACTCGGTGGATTCGCACGCGATCGCTCCGGCCGGCTCGACCATCCCGCGTATGTCATCTACACCTCGGGGTCCACCGGCAGACCCAAGGGCGTGGTCACCGGCTATCGCGGCCTGACCAACATGTACGTCAACCACCTCGACGAGATCTTCCGGCCCGCGGTCGCCCGTTCCCGGTTCGACCGCCTGCACATCGCGCACACCGTGTCGTTCGCCTTCGACATGTCATGGGAGGAACTGCTCTGGCTCACCTACGGCCATACGGTGCACATATGCGACGAGGAGTTGCGCCGCGACCCGCGTGATCTGGTGGCCTACTGCGACGCGCACAGCATCGATGTCATCAACGTGACCCCCACCTACGCCGAGTACCTGATCTCGGCGGGCCTGCTCAACGGCGAGAACACCGGCGACACGGCGGGTTCGCACCGTCCGGCACTGATACTGCTCGGCGGCGAGGCCGTGGGCACCGGGGTGTGGGACGCTCTGCGCGAGGCCGACGGTACCGAGGGCTACAACCTGTACGGGCCCACCGAATACACCATCAACACCCTCGGTGGCGGCACCGGGGATTCGGCGACGCCCACGGTGGGCAGACCCATCAGCAACACCGTCGGACATCTGCTCGACCCGTGGCTGAGGCCGGTACCGCCGGGCGTGCCGGGCGAGTTGTACGTCGACGGCGACGGCCTGGCCCGCGGTTACTGCGGCCGCCCCGAGCTGACCGCGGCGAGTTTCGTCGCCCACCCGCACAATCCCGGCGAAAGGCTGTACCGGACGGGTGATCTGATGCGCCTGCGCGGCGACGGCCTGCTGGACTACCTCGGGCGCACCGACTTCCAGATCAAGGTCCGCGGCTATCGGGTGGAGCCGGCCGAGGTGGAGGCCGCGCTGGCCGCCGTCGACGGAGTGTTGCACGCCGCGGTGGTGGCCCGCACCGATGGCGCCGGAACACCCTCCTCCACAACCACACTGGCCGCGTATGTGGTGTCCGACGGACATCTGCCGCCGATTCCGCAGATCCGGCGTCGGCTCGCCGAGCGGCTTCCCGCCTACATGGTGCCCTCCACGATCACCGAGATCGGCGAGATACCGGTCAACGTCAACGGCAAACGCGATGTGTCCGCGCTTCCCCAACCGGTCACCGCCGCCGGTGGTGGCGGGCGGTCCGGGTCGATGCTGGAGCGGGTGCTCGCCGAGATCGCCGCGGGCGTCTTCGGCGTCGACGAGGTGGACCCGGACACCAACCTGTTCGATCTGGGTGCGCATTCACTGCAGCTGATGACGTTCGCCGACGCGGTGCGCAGCAGACTCGGGGTAGAGCTCAAGGTGGCCGACGTGTTCACCAATCCGACGATCGCCGGCATGGCCGCGGTGCTCGGCGGCGACTCGGATACCGGCTCGCATCTACGGGTTCCGGTGATCACCTTCCGCCGCCGACCCGCGCACGCCGCCGACACCCCCGTGTTCGTCCTGCCGCCGGGTACCGGTCTGGGTTGGCGCTACGGCCAGTTGCTGGCACACATCCCCGACTCGCGAGGCGTGTACGCCGTGCAATCGCCACCCATCGCGCACATCGAGGTGGCCGCCGACCTGGGTGCCACGGCACGGTATTTCGCCGAACAGATCGACCGGGCCGTCGCCGGGGACGGCGACGGCGACGCGGTGACACTGCTGGGCTGGTCGTTCGGCGGTTCGATCAGCACGGCGGTCGCGGCGGCACTGGCCGAACGCGGCCGGCGGGTCGAATCCCTGGTACTGGTCGACTCGTTCGCCCGCTCCCCCGCCGAATACTTCGAGTACGTCGACACGATCGCACCCGCGGCGGCGGCCCTGGCCGCGATCGACGTGCCGGTACCACCGGAGCTGGCCGCCGATCTGACCGTGGAGCAGGCGGTCGAGGTGGTGCGCGGCAGCGACTCGGTGTTCGCCGGACTCGGCGCCGACTACATCGCATCCATCGTGGCATCGAACATGTGGGCCCTGACGGTGATGCGGCAACTACACCCTCCCGCCGAACCCCTGGACACCCCGGTGCTCTACGTCGAGGCCGATCCGCCGTTCTCGTACAACACCTGGGCGGGCATGCTGAATGTGACACAGCATGTGAGCGTGGAGTATTCGCATCCCCAGATGCTCAATCCCGATGCGGTGCGCAGCTGGGGACCGCATCTGGCAGCATTCCTGGAGCCGAAGGCATGA
- a CDS encoding ABC transporter substrate-binding protein — MALTHVAVAARPATDRGPRRGRRARSAVVALTAAVTLVAAGCGSDESSDESSVSTSAAGCSTGSESGTRTISDTHFGDVEVPAHPQRIVAGWLVGNQLIDLGVPLAGLLDDYQQNASQAELDKVKDLPTVGSIADGLSAEKALSLKPDLVVTSIRQDVVETLAVDKLKEQVPVAAFDIKEPADVWRNYPKVADAVGCGDKVTADLKRLDTDLEQVGIDNKEAISTLGEVAYVEGSAVPGSFQIATSKALTYERLTKAGLTYFSGADPNPERYNQAVSLELTSKLEPANVIFYEADFDGKPTKRTQELLDKTTFKNLPAVKAGNLFPYPAPYAYTITAADMQVEAITSAVKAAKPAQ; from the coding sequence ATGGCCTTGACACACGTAGCGGTCGCCGCCCGGCCCGCAACCGACCGAGGACCTCGGCGAGGCCGCCGCGCGCGCAGCGCCGTCGTCGCGCTCACCGCTGCCGTGACCCTCGTCGCGGCCGGCTGCGGCAGCGACGAGTCGTCGGACGAGAGCAGTGTGTCCACCAGCGCCGCGGGCTGCTCGACCGGCTCGGAGTCGGGCACGCGCACCATCAGCGACACGCATTTCGGTGACGTGGAGGTTCCGGCGCATCCGCAGCGGATCGTCGCCGGCTGGCTGGTCGGCAACCAGCTCATCGACCTCGGGGTCCCGCTGGCGGGTCTGCTCGACGACTACCAGCAGAACGCCTCGCAGGCCGAACTGGACAAGGTCAAGGATCTGCCGACGGTCGGGTCCATCGCCGACGGCCTGAGCGCGGAGAAGGCCCTCTCACTCAAGCCCGATCTGGTGGTCACCTCGATCCGGCAGGACGTCGTGGAGACCCTGGCCGTCGACAAGCTCAAGGAGCAGGTACCGGTCGCCGCCTTCGACATCAAGGAACCGGCCGACGTGTGGCGCAACTACCCCAAGGTCGCCGACGCGGTGGGCTGCGGCGACAAGGTCACCGCCGACCTCAAGCGTCTGGACACCGACCTGGAGCAGGTCGGCATCGACAACAAGGAAGCCATCTCCACGCTCGGCGAGGTCGCCTACGTCGAAGGTTCGGCGGTGCCGGGCTCGTTCCAGATCGCCACGTCCAAGGCGCTGACCTACGAGCGCCTCACCAAAGCCGGTCTCACCTACTTCTCGGGCGCCGACCCCAATCCCGAACGCTACAACCAGGCCGTCTCGCTGGAGCTGACCAGCAAGCTCGAACCGGCCAACGTGATCTTTTACGAGGCCGATTTCGACGGCAAGCCCACCAAACGCACGCAGGAACTGCTCGACAAGACCACGTTCAAGAACCTGCCGGCGGTCAAGGCGGGCAACCTGTTCCCGTACCCGGCACCGTACGCGTACACGATCACCGCGGCCGATATGCAGGTCGAGGCCATCACGTCCGCCGTGAAGGCCGCTAAGCCCGCCCAGTAA